The following are encoded together in the Pleurocapsa sp. FMAR1 genome:
- a CDS encoding TerD family protein, producing MAINLTKGQRISLTKEDPSLKQMMCGLGWDVAPKSGGFFGGNKQFDLDSSVLCLDTDKKLTDVKNIVYFGNLRHSSSAIAHQGDNLTGAGEGDDEVINIDLPLVPANIAYLVFAINIYKCEQRKQDFSMVDNAFVRLVNRQSNQELARYNLSGSEYQGMTGMILAEVYRKDEEWKMAAVGNGFKVSTLADIAKIYT from the coding sequence ATGGCAATCAATCTTACAAAAGGACAACGTATCTCTCTTACCAAAGAAGACCCCAGCCTCAAGCAAATGATGTGTGGTCTTGGTTGGGATGTTGCGCCAAAATCTGGCGGTTTTTTTGGAGGGAATAAACAATTCGATCTTGATTCTTCGGTTCTTTGTTTAGATACAGACAAGAAGTTGACCGATGTTAAAAATATAGTTTACTTTGGTAATTTAAGACATAGCTCTAGCGCGATCGCACATCAGGGAGACAACCTAACTGGTGCAGGGGAAGGAGACGACGAGGTAATTAATATCGATCTACCTTTAGTTCCCGCTAACATTGCTTATTTGGTATTTGCCATCAACATCTATAAATGCGAACAGCGCAAGCAAGATTTTAGTATGGTAGATAATGCCTTTGTGCGTTTAGTCAACCGCCAAAGTAATCAAGAATTAGCTCGCTATAATCTTTCTGGTTCAGAATATCAAGGCATGACGGGAATGATTCTCGCTGAAGTCTATCGCAAAGACGAAGAGTGGAAAATGGCAGCAGTGGGCAACGGGTTTAAGGTGTCTACTTTAGCTGATATTGCTAAAATTTATACTTGA
- a CDS encoding dynamin family protein produces the protein MPLTLSGEQQQLFDRSLNTIQKVEGLFVEAKVLFPEFHPDTEVLKKQLANPFSIFICGEFNAGKSSLLNQLNNQEIAKVGFLPTTQEIESYNPEGFGGLAFIDSPGTNSIIEQHQELTENYLQQADIILFVTSVERPLSKSEQDFLTLVDQTWARKIIVAINKTDLVNDDQARQIREYVSEGLGKILAEMPPIFSISAQTGAGIDELKSFLLAFLAGGEKVKLKLQGPQNSLLVYLNQLEKQNQSIQSKLQSEKVIFDRTSRRIEERLEEYNLLFGIFGDNIDDLFTNLIQETNKLIDSNTGFLTVLKRRITKEEDFVEERLAKTIKDVQLDKNLQEIFKEATSTFLKYRERIVREAKEDLSTAITVSEADLALPPINTSQLEVNEFAARIKEAAEEGLDSVWRLGITAAATGFGGQLLFTAASADVTAFFVAGLFALMSFNALPRKRKQVKAELEQTYRNLQENYTNTLKDTLAAELNKCLQQFADVIRPKQEEIAQKITTSESIATEVETIKAEIKKITTEVEQLSQSNEQVSVTS, from the coding sequence ATGCCTCTAACTCTTTCAGGAGAACAACAGCAACTTTTCGATCGCAGCCTAAACACCATTCAAAAGGTTGAAGGTCTTTTTGTGGAGGCAAAAGTACTCTTTCCTGAGTTTCATCCCGACACCGAAGTCCTCAAAAAACAGCTAGCTAATCCTTTCTCTATCTTTATCTGTGGTGAGTTTAACGCAGGTAAATCTAGCTTGCTCAATCAGCTTAATAACCAGGAAATTGCTAAGGTTGGTTTTTTGCCTACTACCCAAGAAATTGAATCTTACAACCCTGAAGGCTTTGGTGGCTTGGCATTTATTGATAGTCCTGGTACCAACTCCATTATTGAGCAACACCAAGAATTAACCGAAAATTATTTACAGCAGGCAGATATTATCTTGTTTGTGACCTCAGTTGAACGCCCTTTAAGTAAATCGGAACAGGACTTTCTTACTTTGGTCGATCAAACTTGGGCGCGTAAAATTATTGTTGCCATCAACAAAACAGATCTAGTTAATGATGATCAAGCCAGACAAATCCGTGAATATGTCAGCGAAGGCTTGGGCAAGATTTTAGCCGAAATGCCGCCTATATTTTCTATTTCAGCGCAAACGGGGGCAGGAATTGACGAGTTAAAAAGCTTTTTACTGGCATTTTTGGCAGGTGGAGAAAAAGTTAAATTAAAGCTACAGGGACCACAAAATTCATTGCTGGTTTATTTAAATCAATTGGAGAAGCAAAATCAGTCCATACAGTCTAAATTACAGTCAGAAAAAGTTATTTTTGATCGCACTTCTCGACGCATTGAAGAAAGATTAGAAGAGTATAATCTTTTATTTGGTATCTTTGGCGATAACATCGACGATTTATTTACCAACCTAATTCAAGAGACGAACAAACTAATTGATAGCAATACTGGCTTTTTGACCGTCCTCAAAAGAAGAATTACCAAAGAAGAAGATTTTGTCGAAGAAAGACTAGCTAAAACAATTAAAGATGTGCAGCTAGATAAAAATCTGCAAGAGATATTCAAAGAAGCCACATCTACTTTCCTTAAATATCGAGAGCGTATTGTCAGAGAAGCAAAAGAAGATTTATCTACCGCTATCACCGTATCTGAGGCAGATTTGGCATTACCGCCGATTAATACTAGTCAGCTAGAGGTTAATGAATTTGCAGCCAGAATCAAAGAAGCAGCCGAAGAAGGATTAGATAGCGTTTGGCGGCTGGGCATCACTGCTGCTGCGACAGGGTTTGGCGGACAGCTTCTGTTTACTGCAGCCTCTGCTGATGTAACGGCATTTTTTGTTGCTGGTCTATTTGCCTTGATGAGCTTTAATGCTCTACCTCGCAAGCGCAAGCAGGTCAAAGCGGAACTAGAACAAACCTACCGTAATCTCCAAGAAAATTACACCAACACCTTAAAAGATACCTTGGCAGCAGAGTTGAATAAGTGTTTACAGCAGTTTGCTGATGTAATTCGACCGAAGCAGGAAGAGATTGCCCAAAAAATAACTACCAGCGAATCAATTGCCACTGAAGTAGAGACTATCAAAGCAGAAATCAAGAAGATTACTACCGAAGTTGAACAACTTTCACAGAGTAATGAGCAAGTGTCTGTAACAAGTTAG
- a CDS encoding HEAT repeat domain-containing protein codes for MNNPSQQAREVDTSIETLRALASESIELARVVATNPSIDGNLLRDLVVTGDYITRRNIASNFNTPFQILLKLIRQFPQTVLNNSGFVDSIKHNPNFLLQLSSRSLLHLLKQDRLPICFLEWVAGSQDKKALLAILRHENIPTAVLEKLSKSKFPEVVEGVKLHINGRDKNNKSLEEILFNAVVVADIEKDRYEYSYGERELLKQLLFLDIVPDWILPIFHTDTKFKLANNNDTSSEVLAQLCQYIDLEDKCDRDNFYKLAVQHPNTPSHILEQLIGYESEEVRLLALSHPRTSIDTIQEHYRQHQAVNKLDIDVENLRELATSKDLEIRLQIARNSKTPEDILASFAKASEWQLRLAIAFNLKTSIDTLQELVKDSYWEVRWAVAQNFSTSENILHELLKDKDAEIRDVAERRLEDTSEAANKNSDIIIANNIIPHRKNAPDGIYRMRILSTEMGVVYNSYLNSLKIEKLDDVVQNISRNNWSYRLYVLNENTPVEILQKLAGSEDDYARSRVACQSFIPISILKQLATDKSTQVRINVGRNINSNEEILNILAVDELQQVKNAVICNPNISLDILERVVKEDITNLNNESSYQIAQKLLTEFYCTEELLSLLAEIDKLEIQATLARLKNLSAHILEQLATSQYWQVKELVAKNHNVSLKALEILIQDNNGCIRNLAVDRLIQRNDPVVTDFIYQWNLVNNPDSDTATIDSLVDSQWLVIKLAVASHKNTSPNILEQLLEENAIAIRVAVASNINTPVALLDNLLRDEETKVVKVAINNPSFPIERLEELAADKTSRLRKLAIKSLLDRDIKTASIYLTKYARHSTPTWSRLIAFFHPLTPKQFLIKNNASHIWLERYAIAQNSNTPRQIVEQLTRDGNQIVRDAAVNNLEQNNLTEDDTEDKIKDIFTSLFRGDDLSPEALEIAATRSNNKVLLAVANHPHTPKSILDKLVRHNNCKISQAASLHINYDDKIPKDWENIVEKEIINLIRSTDFDVRRNIAQLGLIPESIIERLVQENNSIYEVDLAVSASNIPIDILKQLARDTDEYICLFIAKNSYTPSDLLKHLSQRSDYYQYNVLSAVAANPNTPISTLEILATKDNPEVQEALIQNPNTPQKIKEKLNLLKQSNSAIVNLDIPTEKLLILAKDKNSKTRNLAIFQLENIAKNSNTPVNIVEDLATIPNTKIMSAIAGNPNTPVRILEDLATEGDRNIFINLLGNPNTPKNILEQLSTEIINLDTSTLQKIVRKPDISANILEQIAKVSDSKILQEIAAHPNTSISTLEYLATKTIRAIYIAVIKNSNTPEHILEQLSEEIKNCGMYALEEIAQQPNMPLSILEELSTSQYALVQRGVTKNPKTPVSILKNIMGYGYSGAWDGIAVNPNTTVEMLEELINYSTQEGITNDSVPVSIAKNPNTPVYLLEKLAGMTEDKKNKWIQANHVPIIQGRQIAVELAIALVENPNLPLHFLEYFAREDKGEQIRGSVAQNPRTPINILKQLSTDSNLYWYLLQNPNLPPQIAKKIARDKNDRSKRTTIYDNPHTPQSVLKNLAFNPSGEVRKEVAKHPNISLDVLSELIGDINNIIRQTVRENSNIPTSLIEEVKEAYYNACYSTSAKELAQLANTDWHYVSAAVASNINTPISALEQITTNKISYLTEDCDNLRYRCLQTLPIISSLANNLNATQHILEQLLTLLTNKDEVSEVIKQIKTIRIQQYKTNINHAKTLQAIASHNNASENILNCLSNNKDYIIRSTVANHQNISLVLLAKLIKDSDKRVRKIAIENYLKKYPQGLSEVLALYSKNSQPNIARLLTLLQPQIPAKILVKKSRSLYWLERYAVATNPNTPNDIQQKLINDPNSIVRYITLTNSDLS; via the coding sequence ATGAATAATCCCTCGCAACAAGCTAGAGAAGTAGATACGTCAATTGAGACTTTACGTGCCTTAGCATCGGAAAGTATTGAATTAGCTAGAGTTGTGGCGACTAATCCTAGTATAGATGGGAATTTGTTGAGGGATTTGGTTGTAACGGGAGATTATATTACTCGTCGGAATATTGCCAGTAATTTTAATACGCCGTTCCAGATATTATTAAAATTAATTAGGCAGTTCCCCCAGACGGTATTGAATAATAGTGGATTTGTAGATTCGATTAAACATAATCCTAATTTTTTATTACAGCTTTCTTCTAGGTCTTTATTACATTTATTGAAACAAGATCGACTACCTATTTGTTTTTTGGAATGGGTGGCAGGGAGTCAAGATAAAAAAGCTTTGTTGGCAATTTTGAGACACGAGAATATTCCTACCGCTGTTTTAGAAAAGCTGAGTAAAAGTAAGTTTCCCGAAGTGGTGGAAGGGGTGAAACTTCATATTAATGGGCGAGATAAAAATAATAAATCCCTAGAAGAGATATTATTTAATGCTGTTGTTGTTGCAGATATAGAAAAAGATAGATATGAATATAGTTATGGAGAGAGAGAGTTACTAAAACAACTACTATTTTTGGATATAGTCCCAGATTGGATTCTTCCTATTTTTCATACAGATACTAAATTTAAATTGGCGAATAATAATGATACTTCTTCCGAAGTTTTAGCTCAATTATGCCAGTACATAGATCTAGAAGATAAATGCGATCGCGATAATTTTTATAAGCTTGCTGTTCAACATCCCAATACACCAAGTCATATTTTGGAACAGTTAATAGGCTATGAATCGGAGGAGGTGAGGTTATTAGCCCTAAGTCATCCTAGAACATCAATTGATACTATTCAAGAACATTATCGCCAACATCAAGCAGTCAATAAATTAGATATTGACGTAGAGAATTTAAGAGAGTTAGCAACAAGTAAGGATTTAGAAATTCGCTTGCAGATAGCGCGAAATAGTAAAACTCCTGAAGACATTTTGGCTAGTTTTGCTAAGGCTTCGGAATGGCAGTTAAGGTTAGCTATTGCTTTTAATTTGAAGACTTCCATCGATACTTTGCAAGAGTTAGTTAAAGATAGTTATTGGGAAGTACGTTGGGCTGTGGCGCAAAATTTTAGTACTTCCGAAAATATTTTACATGAGTTACTTAAAGATAAAGATGCTGAAATTAGAGATGTTGCAGAGAGACGTTTAGAAGATACTTCCGAAGCAGCCAACAAAAACTCAGATATTATCATTGCTAATAATATAATTCCCCATCGCAAAAATGCACCTGACGGTATTTATAGAATGAGAATTTTATCTACAGAAATGGGAGTTGTATATAATTCTTATTTGAATAGTCTGAAGATAGAAAAGTTAGATGATGTAGTTCAAAATATTAGCCGTAATAATTGGAGTTATCGTCTTTATGTTTTGAACGAAAATACTCCAGTTGAAATTCTTCAAAAATTAGCTGGTAGTGAAGATGACTACGCTCGAAGTCGGGTAGCTTGCCAATCTTTTATACCTATAAGTATTTTAAAACAATTGGCCACAGATAAATCTACACAAGTACGTATTAATGTTGGGAGAAATATTAATAGCAATGAAGAGATTTTAAACATTTTAGCTGTTGACGAGTTACAGCAAGTAAAAAATGCTGTAATCTGTAATCCTAATATTTCTCTAGATATTTTAGAAAGAGTTGTTAAAGAAGATATAACTAATTTAAACAATGAATCAAGCTATCAGATAGCTCAAAAACTACTTACAGAGTTTTACTGTACTGAAGAGTTACTTTCTTTATTGGCAGAAATAGATAAATTAGAAATACAAGCCACTTTAGCAAGATTGAAAAATCTTTCAGCACATATATTAGAGCAATTAGCAACTAGCCAATATTGGCAGGTAAAAGAACTAGTTGCTAAAAATCATAACGTCTCTTTGAAGGCTTTAGAAATACTAATTCAAGATAATAATGGTTGCATTCGCAATCTTGCAGTTGATCGCCTGATACAAAGAAACGATCCAGTAGTTACAGATTTTATTTATCAGTGGAATTTAGTTAATAACCCTGATAGCGATACAGCTACTATAGATAGTTTGGTTGACAGTCAGTGGTTAGTAATTAAACTTGCTGTTGCTTCCCATAAAAATACTTCTCCAAATATTTTAGAACAGCTTTTAGAAGAAAATGCGATCGCAATTAGGGTTGCTGTTGCTAGTAATATTAATACTCCCGTTGCTTTATTAGATAATTTATTAAGGGATGAAGAGACAAAGGTAGTTAAAGTTGCGATCAATAATCCTAGTTTCCCAATTGAGAGATTAGAAGAATTAGCAGCAGATAAAACTTCTCGCCTGAGAAAACTGGCAATTAAAAGCTTATTAGATCGCGATATTAAAACTGCATCGATATATTTAACCAAATACGCCCGACATTCTACACCTACTTGGAGTCGTTTAATAGCTTTCTTCCATCCCCTAACACCCAAACAGTTTTTAATTAAAAATAATGCTTCTCATATTTGGTTAGAAAGATATGCGATCGCCCAAAATAGTAATACTCCTCGTCAAATTGTAGAACAACTAACCCGCGATGGTAATCAAATAGTTAGGGATGCTGCGGTTAATAATTTAGAACAAAATAACCTCACGGAAGATGACACAGAAGACAAGATTAAAGATATATTCACTAGTTTGTTTCGCGGAGATGACTTATCCCCAGAAGCATTAGAAATTGCTGCAACGCGATCGAATAATAAAGTCTTACTAGCTGTAGCTAATCATCCCCATACCCCTAAAAGTATTTTAGATAAATTAGTTCGACATAACAATTGCAAAATATCTCAGGCTGCTAGCTTGCATATTAATTATGACGATAAAATTCCTAAAGACTGGGAGAATATTGTCGAAAAAGAAATTATCAATTTAATTCGATCTACCGATTTCGATGTTCGTAGAAATATAGCTCAATTAGGCTTAATACCCGAATCTATTATAGAAAGATTAGTGCAAGAAAATAATTCTATTTATGAAGTCGATCTTGCTGTATCTGCATCTAATATTCCAATAGATATTCTCAAACAATTAGCTAGAGATACTGATGAATATATCTGTTTATTTATTGCTAAAAATTCCTATACTCCTAGTGATCTGCTAAAACATTTATCACAACGCTCTGATTATTATCAATATAATGTTTTAAGTGCGGTTGCAGCTAATCCTAATACTCCCATCAGTACATTGGAGATTTTAGCAACAAAAGATAATCCCGAAGTACAAGAAGCACTGATCCAAAATCCTAACACTCCACAAAAAATCAAAGAAAAACTAAATTTACTCAAGCAATCTAATTCTGCGATCGTTAACTTAGATATTCCGACAGAAAAACTATTAATTTTAGCCAAAGATAAAAATAGTAAAACTCGCAACCTTGCTATTTTTCAACTAGAAAATATTGCCAAAAACTCGAACACGCCCGTAAATATTGTGGAAGATTTGGCAACAATTCCAAATACTAAAATCATGAGTGCGATCGCTGGTAATCCCAATACACCAGTTCGTATCTTAGAAGATTTGGCTACTGAAGGCGATCGCAATATTTTTATTAATCTTCTTGGCAATCCTAATACTCCCAAAAATATTTTAGAGCAATTATCAACAGAAATTATTAATCTCGATACATCTACTCTACAAAAAATAGTAAGAAAACCTGATATTTCAGCTAATATTTTAGAACAAATAGCTAAGGTGTCGGATAGTAAAATCCTACAAGAAATTGCTGCTCATCCTAATACGTCTATCTCTACTTTAGAGTATTTAGCAACAAAAACTATTCGGGCTATTTATATAGCTGTAATTAAAAACTCCAATACGCCCGAACACATTTTAGAGCAACTGTCAGAAGAAATAAAGAATTGTGGAATGTATGCTCTAGAAGAAATAGCACAACAACCTAATATGCCTTTGAGTATTTTAGAGGAATTGAGTACTAGTCAATATGCGTTAGTACAAAGGGGTGTAACGAAAAATCCGAAAACACCTGTTAGTATTCTCAAAAATATTATGGGATATGGTTACTCAGGTGCTTGGGATGGAATTGCGGTAAATCCTAACACTACCGTAGAAATGTTAGAGGAATTAATTAACTATTCCACTCAAGAAGGTATTACTAATGATTCTGTACCCGTCTCCATAGCTAAAAACCCCAACACTCCCGTTTATTTGCTAGAAAAATTAGCTGGGATGACTGAAGACAAAAAAAACAAATGGATACAAGCTAATCATGTTCCAATTATACAAGGTCGTCAAATAGCCGTAGAATTAGCGATCGCTTTAGTAGAAAATCCTAATTTACCTTTACACTTTCTAGAATACTTTGCACGAGAAGACAAAGGTGAGCAGATTAGAGGGAGTGTAGCGCAAAACCCTAGAACTCCCATTAATATTTTAAAACAGCTATCTACAGACTCTAATTTATATTGGTATTTATTGCAAAATCCTAATCTACCTCCACAAATTGCAAAAAAAATAGCACGAGATAAAAACGATAGAAGTAAAAGAACGACTATTTACGATAATCCCCATACTCCTCAAAGCGTTTTAAAAAATTTAGCCTTTAATCCTAGTGGCGAAGTGCGCAAAGAAGTAGCAAAACATCCTAATATTTCTTTAGATGTTTTATCCGAGCTTATAGGAGATATTAATAATATAATACGTCAAACAGTAAGAGAAAATTCCAATATACCAACCTCTTTAATTGAAGAAGTAAAAGAAGCTTATTACAATGCTTGTTATTCTACTTCAGCAAAAGAGCTAGCGCAGCTAGCAAATACAGATTGGCATTATGTTAGTGCTGCTGTTGCTAGTAATATCAATACTCCCATTTCTGCTTTAGAACAAATTACTACTAACAAAATATCTTATCTAACTGAAGATTGTGATAATTTAAGATATCGCTGTTTGCAGACTCTTCCGATAATAAGCTCTTTAGCAAATAATCTCAACGCTACCCAGCATATTTTAGAGCAGTTACTAACATTACTAACAAATAAAGATGAAGTATCTGAGGTTATAAAGCAAATCAAAACTATCAGAATTCAACAATATAAAACTAACATCAATCACGCCAAAACGTTGCAAGCGATTGCATCTCATAATAATGCTTCAGAAAATATACTCAATTGCCTTTCTAATAATAAAGACTACATAATCAGATCGACTGTAGCCAACCATCAAAATATCTCGCTTGTTTTACTAGCTAAATTAATTAAGGATAGCGATAAAAGAGTACGCAAAATAGCAATCGAAAACTATCTTAAAAAATATCCCCAAGGCTTATCAGAAGTACTGGCTTTATATAGTAAAAACTCCCAACCAAATATTGCTCGACTACTTACTTTATTACAGCCTCAAATACCAGCTAAAATATTAGTTAAAAAATCGCGATCGCTTTATTGGTTAGAAAGATATGCAGTCGCAACTAATCCTAATACTCCGAATGATATCCAACAAAAATTAATTAATGATCCGAACTCCATAGTTCGTTATATTACATTAACTAATAGTGATTTAAGTTAG
- a CDS encoding hydantoinase/oxoprolinase family protein: protein MSSRWQFWIDRGGTFTDIVAQNPAGEIVIHKLLSENSEQYEDAPIQGIRDVMGIDRHQPIPTAEIEAIKMGTTVATNALLERKGDRTVLAITQGFKDALRIGYQNRPDIFALEIILPQMLYEQVVEINERYDAQGNELIPVDTSKAKQDLQAAYNSGIRSCAIVLLHSYRFPHHELEVASIAREVGFTQISISHQVSPLIKFISRGDTTVVDAYLSPILRRYVDRFTQHLDTAQNPVKLMFMQSNGGLVDADLFQGKDSILSGPAGGIVGAVKTCALAGYDKIIGFDMGGTSTDVSHYAGEYERSLETEVAGVRLRSPMMSIHTVAAGGGSILYFDGSRYRVGPESAGANPGAAAYGKGGDLTVTDCNVMVGKLQPEFFPKVFGIEGNAPLDRQIAQEKFQTLANQIQDGKTPEQIASGFLAIAVANMANAIKKISLQKGYDVSTYTLCCFGGAGGQHACLIADVLGIKRIFIHPYAGVLSAYGIGLAEMRIMKEKSIEAELKPELLATLEQAFQTLTTQAETELVVETPEAQILAKVHLKYSGVDSSLIVDFADIPAMRSQFEQQYTQRYGFVMAGKDLVVETISIELICPTYSPEFNLIKRQNNNSPQAVTSVPIYTADAWHDASVYQRESLQPGDIIDSPAIITEPTGTNIIEPGWQGRISDRLNLILEKI from the coding sequence ATGAGTTCACGTTGGCAATTTTGGATTGATCGCGGTGGCACATTTACCGATATTGTTGCCCAAAACCCCGCAGGAGAAATTGTAATTCATAAGTTGTTATCAGAAAATTCTGAACAATACGAGGATGCACCGATTCAGGGAATTAGAGACGTGATGGGCATCGATCGCCATCAGCCCATTCCTACAGCCGAGATAGAAGCGATCAAAATGGGAACAACAGTGGCAACTAACGCCCTTCTAGAGAGAAAAGGCGATCGCACTGTTTTAGCCATCACTCAAGGATTTAAAGATGCTCTGCGTATTGGCTATCAAAACCGTCCTGATATTTTTGCCTTAGAGATTATTCTGCCCCAAATGCTTTACGAACAGGTAGTAGAAATCAACGAACGTTATGATGCCCAGGGCAATGAACTAATTCCTGTAGATACATCAAAAGCAAAACAAGATCTACAGGCTGCATACAACTCAGGAATACGCAGTTGCGCCATTGTTTTGCTGCACAGCTATCGCTTTCCTCACCATGAGTTAGAAGTTGCCAGTATTGCCCGTGAAGTTGGCTTTACTCAAATATCTATTTCCCATCAGGTTAGCCCGTTAATTAAATTTATCTCGCGGGGAGACACTACCGTTGTCGATGCCTATCTTTCGCCTATTTTGCGTCGTTATGTAGATCGCTTTACCCAACACTTAGATACAGCTCAAAACCCAGTTAAACTAATGTTTATGCAGTCCAATGGTGGACTAGTAGATGCAGATTTGTTTCAAGGCAAAGATAGCATTCTTTCTGGTCCTGCGGGGGGCATTGTGGGGGCAGTCAAAACCTGTGCTTTGGCTGGCTATGACAAGATAATTGGCTTTGATATGGGGGGAACGTCCACCGATGTCAGTCATTATGCAGGAGAGTATGAACGTAGCTTAGAAACAGAAGTGGCGGGAGTGCGATTGCGATCGCCGATGATGTCCATCCATACCGTAGCAGCGGGAGGCGGTTCAATTCTTTACTTTGATGGTAGTCGCTATCGGGTAGGTCCTGAATCAGCAGGGGCGAATCCTGGGGCTGCTGCCTATGGCAAGGGTGGTGATTTAACCGTTACTGATTGCAACGTAATGGTAGGGAAACTTCAGCCAGAGTTTTTTCCAAAAGTATTTGGGATCGAAGGTAATGCACCTTTAGATCGGCAGATTGCCCAAGAAAAATTTCAAACTTTAGCTAACCAAATTCAAGACGGTAAAACTCCCGAACAAATTGCCTCTGGGTTTTTAGCGATCGCAGTAGCGAATATGGCAAATGCTATTAAAAAGATATCTTTACAAAAAGGTTACGATGTTTCTACCTACACTCTTTGTTGCTTTGGTGGCGCGGGGGGACAGCACGCCTGTCTAATTGCCGATGTGTTGGGCATCAAGCGAATTTTTATTCATCCCTACGCGGGAGTGTTATCTGCCTATGGTATCGGGCTAGCGGAGATGAGAATTATGAAAGAGAAATCTATTGAAGCAGAATTAAAACCAGAGTTACTAGCAACTTTAGAACAGGCTTTCCAAACATTAACCACTCAAGCCGAAACAGAATTGGTAGTTGAAACACCAGAAGCCCAAATTTTAGCGAAGGTACATCTCAAATATAGCGGGGTAGACTCTAGCCTGATTGTAGATTTTGCTGATATTCCAGCAATGCGATCGCAGTTTGAACAACAATATACTCAACGCTATGGCTTTGTAATGGCTGGCAAAGATCTTGTGGTAGAAACCATCTCTATCGAATTAATTTGCCCGACCTATAGTCCCGAATTCAACCTGATTAAACGGCAAAATAATAATTCACCTCAAGCAGTTACATCCGTTCCTATCTACACTGCTGATGCTTGGCATGATGCCTCTGTATATCAAAGAGAAAGTCTTCAACCAGGAGATATAATAGATTCCCCAGCAATTATTACTGAACCTACAGGCACAAATATTATTGAACCAGGTTGGCAGGGGAGAATTAGCGATCGTCTTAATTTAATTCTCGAAAAAATTTAG
- a CDS encoding DNA-3-methyladenine glycosylase family protein → MDRTFITNIQKLIERDRDLAKIVEAYGYPPQWKRDPGFATLIQIILEQQVSLASAKAAFERLKNFVGELTPDSFLALDDIELKAIGFSRQKTRYGRELSQAIADRTLDLASLHELDDLTIRKKLTAIKGIGDWTVDMYLMMALQRLDVFPSKDLAVAIAVKEIKNLTTRPKAAELESITQSWQPYRAVATQILWHYYLNRQPLKKAK, encoded by the coding sequence ATGGATCGAACATTTATTACCAATATACAAAAGCTGATCGAACGCGATCGCGATTTGGCTAAAATAGTTGAAGCTTATGGCTATCCGCCTCAGTGGAAAAGAGATCCTGGTTTTGCGACTCTAATTCAGATTATTTTAGAACAGCAGGTTTCACTCGCTTCGGCTAAGGCAGCTTTTGAGCGTCTGAAGAACTTTGTAGGAGAATTAACTCCAGACAGCTTTTTAGCTTTGGATGATATTGAACTTAAAGCGATTGGCTTTAGTCGCCAGAAAACCAGATATGGTCGTGAATTGTCTCAAGCGATCGCCGATCGCACCTTAGATTTAGCAAGTTTGCACGAACTAGATGACTTAACCATTAGAAAGAAACTAACCGCAATCAAAGGTATTGGTGACTGGACTGTAGATATGTACTTAATGATGGCTTTGCAACGCCTGGATGTATTTCCCTCTAAGGATTTAGCTGTGGCGATCGCCGTCAAAGAAATCAAAAACCTTACAACTCGTCCCAAAGCAGCAGAATTAGAGTCGATTACTCAATCTTGGCAACCCTATAGAGCCGTTGCTACGCAAATTCTGTGGCACTATTATCTTAATCGTCAACCCCTAAAAAAAGCCAAGTGA